In the genome of Leptospira dzoumogneensis, one region contains:
- a CDS encoding ArnT family glycosyltransferase — protein MRNNHLPITLLVYLLLLFFGLGSFSLIDWDENIYGAASKSMLETGEYFRIQVNGQPFSEKPPFFFWLANLFYKVFGLSEFSTRLPSVFSGIFSFLILVRFGTNLHSKKFGYVWAFLYSASLLPLLLSRTAYIDHLFNTFILASVLSLYLYETKEKENFCSRIVWILSAAFFGGIAALTKGPLGLAIPLFIFGANRTLDRNFKIRIFDFILFGIAAILVLSFYYLTNFILYGNEFLVQFFDFQKKLLTKSLESHTGPWFYHFIVMFIGFFPWTALLFPSAKNWRIFTDPKISRISRYFLVWLGVVLLIFSIVQTKLPHYSSSIYFPLSFFASYLILEKPEILRSNVFTFSFLGIGLVVGLIFLLLPQISEYSSSSMGVGKELLPSFNLWDSSSGLILLFGILIGVIGLQFFKNGKEEGKDLFLVSTWISMLLFVGVLSSTITPKIISFLQDGNLRLYDKAEKSGNQIVYYKYLSFYPMFYREKKIHMMGSYKFKDETFLLDSKEKLSIICNRNSVLELILTYPQRNFQEVSAESGIVLLDSSPK, from the coding sequence ATGCGAAACAACCATTTACCGATCACTCTTTTAGTTTATCTTTTATTATTATTTTTCGGATTAGGAAGTTTCTCTTTAATCGATTGGGACGAGAATATTTACGGAGCGGCTTCCAAGTCCATGCTGGAAACCGGAGAATATTTCAGGATCCAAGTAAACGGACAACCGTTCAGCGAAAAACCTCCATTCTTCTTTTGGTTAGCGAATCTTTTTTATAAAGTTTTCGGACTTTCTGAATTTTCTACCAGGCTTCCTTCCGTTTTCAGCGGGATCTTTTCCTTTTTGATCTTGGTTCGATTCGGAACTAATTTACATTCTAAAAAATTCGGATACGTTTGGGCATTTTTATATTCCGCCTCTCTTTTGCCTCTCCTTCTTTCCAGAACCGCTTATATAGATCATCTATTCAATACTTTCATTTTGGCATCCGTTCTTTCTTTGTATTTATACGAAACAAAGGAGAAGGAGAACTTTTGTTCTCGTATAGTATGGATCTTGTCTGCAGCATTCTTCGGCGGCATCGCCGCTTTGACGAAAGGGCCTTTGGGTTTAGCCATCCCGCTTTTTATATTCGGAGCAAATCGGACCTTGGATAGGAATTTCAAGATTAGGATCTTTGATTTTATTCTATTCGGGATCGCAGCAATCCTAGTATTGAGCTTTTATTATCTTACGAATTTTATATTATACGGAAATGAGTTCTTAGTCCAATTTTTTGATTTCCAGAAAAAACTTTTAACCAAGTCTTTAGAATCCCATACAGGACCTTGGTTCTATCATTTTATCGTAATGTTCATAGGATTCTTTCCTTGGACTGCACTTTTGTTTCCAAGCGCAAAGAACTGGAGAATATTTACTGATCCTAAAATTTCCAGGATTTCTAGATATTTCTTAGTTTGGTTAGGGGTTGTTTTACTCATTTTCTCGATCGTACAAACCAAACTGCCTCATTATTCTTCATCCATCTATTTTCCTTTATCTTTTTTTGCTTCTTATCTGATCTTAGAAAAACCCGAGATCTTAAGATCGAACGTTTTCACATTCTCCTTTTTAGGAATCGGATTGGTTGTCGGTTTGATCTTTCTGCTTCTTCCTCAAATTTCTGAGTATTCCAGCTCATCTATGGGAGTCGGGAAAGAGCTACTACCATCTTTCAATCTATGGGATTCTTCTTCCGGACTAATCCTCCTTTTTGGAATTCTGATCGGAGTTATAGGACTACAATTCTTCAAAAATGGAAAAGAAGAAGGAAAAGATCTTTTTCTGGTTTCAACCTGGATTTCCATGCTGCTCTTTGTAGGAGTTCTATCATCCACGATCACTCCTAAGATCATCTCCTTTCTGCAAGACGGGAATCTTCGTCTTTATGATAAAGCGGAGAAGTCGGGAAATCAGATCGTATATTATAAATATCTTTCCTTCTATCCTATGTTCTATCGAGAAAAGAAAATCCATATGATGGGAAGTTATAAATTTAAAGACGAAACATTCCTTTTGGATTCCAAGGAAAAACTCTCTATCATCTGCAATCGAAATAGTGTTTTGGAATTAATATTAACATATCCTCAAAGAAATTTTCAGGAAGTTTCAGCGGAAAGTGGGATTGTACTTTTGGATTCTAGTCCTAAGTAA
- a CDS encoding glycosyltransferase family 2 protein, whose amino-acid sequence MKPFPLVLVLPAYNEELTIEKTILEFYKEIPNAYFVIVDNNSKDRTSEISKNVLTEHSILGEVLFEPRQGKANAVRTAFTKVDAEIYIMCDADLTYPASKIHSMIQTLKGKDLDMLVGDRLSEGDYGRENKRRFHSTGNKLVLTLINFLFGTKLKDPMSGYRVLSRKFVKNYPILSSGFEIEIEMTLHALDKRFRLEEISVPYKDRPAGSFSKLNTIRDGYKVVKNILWIFKDYKPMHFFGFFSLVSGILSLVVGTAPIMDYVEYRYVYRVPLAVLATGLMLFSWIQIAIGLVLHTVSKIQRTNFELRLIRFGMEIPYRSQTMITASPQRSSDSEKKIASGNI is encoded by the coding sequence ATGAAACCCTTCCCTCTTGTATTGGTCCTTCCTGCATATAATGAAGAACTTACTATCGAAAAAACCATTTTGGAATTTTACAAAGAGATCCCGAATGCATATTTTGTGATCGTAGATAATAATTCTAAGGATAGAACCTCCGAAATTTCCAAAAACGTCTTAACGGAACATTCGATCTTAGGAGAAGTTTTATTCGAACCAAGACAGGGAAAGGCAAATGCGGTTCGGACTGCATTCACAAAGGTTGATGCGGAAATTTATATCATGTGTGATGCGGATCTGACCTATCCTGCTTCTAAAATCCATTCTATGATCCAAACTTTGAAAGGAAAAGATTTGGACATGCTCGTGGGAGATCGTCTGAGCGAGGGTGATTATGGAAGAGAGAATAAAAGAAGGTTCCATTCTACCGGGAACAAACTCGTTCTCACATTGATCAATTTTTTATTCGGAACAAAACTGAAAGACCCCATGAGCGGTTATAGAGTATTATCACGCAAATTCGTAAAAAATTATCCGATCCTATCTTCCGGTTTCGAGATAGAAATAGAAATGACCTTACATGCCTTAGACAAAAGGTTCCGATTAGAAGAGATCTCCGTTCCGTATAAGGACAGGCCTGCCGGGAGTTTTTCTAAACTGAATACTATCCGAGACGGATATAAGGTAGTGAAGAATATATTATGGATCTTTAAAGATTATAAACCGATGCATTTTTTCGGATTTTTTTCCTTGGTTTCCGGGATACTTTCCTTGGTTGTAGGAACTGCTCCGATTATGGATTATGTAGAATATAGATATGTGTATCGTGTTCCTTTGGCAGTGCTTGCTACGGGACTAATGTTATTTTCCTGGATACAAATTGCGATCGGACTCGTATTACATACCGTATCTAAAATCCAGAGAACAAATTTTGAATTGAGATTAATCCGATTTGGAATGGAAATCCCATATAGAAGTCAAACGATGATTACTGCTTCGCCTCAACGATCTTCTGATAGTGAGAAAAAGATCGCGAGCGGGAATATCTAA
- a CDS encoding phosphoesterase — MKRSRIFFLVFIFLGLLLLGNLFTWAIFRADTLRSSVDWEKYSNPYKRNTKLKLQKAGIHLHTNRTWFTPGRNSPEEIETVYAANGYKILGFTDYERVTSPDSPKLAQIKGFEWGTNLRKRHFSVLGLEEASYDLFPLYADPENLQWLINKLESKKGFVVINHPLLNESFPIKLLSQLKDYDALEVMSPFGDIPKFWDKLLSEKHPSFCMASDDLHYLPRDEYLRVRTSGIPNWRDLSSEIYKQEGESLMRYLLVNTDSLDEKEVLRSLKEGNYLCVRKMERSLAEPKLGPLGLNSENEIHFDFEDTPISVDFIGQNSEILSHTSYQNKGSYRLKPTDLYVRVQVIYPTAIILSNPFFQKP; from the coding sequence ATGAAAAGAAGTAGGATTTTCTTCTTAGTTTTTATCTTTCTCGGACTACTTTTACTCGGAAATCTGTTCACTTGGGCGATTTTCAGAGCGGATACTCTTAGGTCCTCAGTGGATTGGGAAAAATATTCCAATCCATATAAAAGAAATACCAAACTTAAACTCCAAAAAGCCGGAATTCATTTACATACAAACCGCACCTGGTTCACTCCCGGCAGGAATTCTCCAGAAGAGATCGAGACTGTTTATGCGGCAAACGGTTATAAAATTTTAGGGTTCACCGATTATGAAAGGGTAACCAGTCCTGATTCACCGAAACTTGCTCAGATCAAAGGATTCGAATGGGGAACCAATCTTAGAAAAAGACATTTTAGCGTGTTAGGTCTGGAAGAGGCAAGTTATGATCTATTTCCTCTTTATGCAGATCCGGAAAATTTACAATGGCTAATCAATAAACTCGAATCCAAAAAAGGATTCGTGGTAATCAACCATCCACTTTTGAATGAATCATTTCCTATAAAACTTTTATCTCAACTAAAAGATTACGATGCGTTGGAAGTTATGAGCCCATTCGGGGATATTCCTAAATTTTGGGATAAGCTGCTAAGCGAGAAACATCCTTCCTTTTGTATGGCGTCGGACGATCTACATTATCTTCCGAGAGATGAATACTTAAGAGTTAGAACCTCCGGAATTCCGAATTGGAGAGATCTAAGCTCCGAAATTTACAAACAAGAAGGAGAATCTTTGATGAGATATCTTCTTGTAAACACCGATAGTCTGGATGAAAAAGAAGTTCTTCGTTCCTTGAAAGAAGGAAATTATCTTTGCGTTCGTAAAATGGAAAGAAGTTTAGCCGAACCTAAACTTGGACCCTTGGGACTAAATTCGGAAAATGAGATACATTTCGATTTCGAAGACACTCCGATCAGCGTGGACTTCATCGGACAAAATTCGGAGATTCTTTCTCATACTTCTTATCAGAATAAGGGATCTTATAGACTTAAACCGACGGATCTGTATGTGAGAGTGCAGGTGATCTATCCGACAGCGATCATTCTAAGTAATCCATTTTTCCAAAAACCATAA
- a CDS encoding TolC family protein, translating to MNTRLIVLISIYTLFSSAIHAEKKSLEEILDVLVKEHPESKSLAGLSQAHKSHSDATGILPDPKIGVAFRNYPTRGGYSTSDRALDTPTMTGIELSVSQEFPFPGKLSTEKKISKLMQTESNFAYIAGVNRILGDFFSRLNKYKSGEKKKTINERILTLLGAQKSISENSYSYGENTLSGVLKATVAKTEAMEKETEYSTQLKDLKSQLEYYQISDKITFADLYSIDLDSFLEIKNEELEALISAQTSLIENSPEYKIQAEEEKRLKEQAKLTKYSLAPQTEVFFSYMKRRSQTFALDQGPLNYGIMDTTEYRGDLFSFGMNMRVPVWSALKWNSITGETEHLAEVGKDSVEKTRVQMLSELNRNLSYIKGVSNQIRLVEKRLIPELEKSARAGSFQYASGKVNVQDTLLAQTEILNTKIRLEDLKERKNESILNTLKLLSFIYKDNKTPEHEKHN from the coding sequence ATGAACACAAGACTTATTGTCTTAATTTCAATTTATACATTATTTTCATCCGCGATACACGCGGAAAAAAAGAGCTTGGAAGAGATACTGGATGTATTGGTAAAAGAACATCCTGAATCCAAATCTTTGGCTGGACTTTCCCAGGCTCACAAATCTCATTCCGATGCAACAGGTATATTACCTGATCCTAAAATAGGAGTGGCATTCAGAAATTATCCTACTCGAGGAGGTTATTCCACTTCCGATCGAGCATTGGATACACCTACGATGACTGGGATAGAATTATCCGTCTCCCAAGAGTTTCCTTTTCCGGGAAAATTGAGCACTGAAAAAAAGATCTCCAAACTTATGCAGACTGAATCAAACTTCGCTTATATAGCCGGAGTGAATCGGATCTTAGGGGATTTTTTCAGCCGATTAAACAAATACAAATCCGGCGAAAAGAAGAAGACTATCAATGAGAGAATTTTAACCCTTCTTGGCGCTCAAAAGTCTATTAGTGAAAACTCATATTCCTATGGGGAGAACACTTTATCAGGAGTTTTAAAGGCTACAGTAGCCAAAACGGAAGCAATGGAAAAAGAAACGGAGTATTCGACTCAGTTGAAAGACTTAAAGTCTCAGCTCGAATACTACCAGATTTCGGATAAGATTACCTTCGCAGATCTATATTCTATAGATTTGGATTCTTTTTTAGAAATCAAAAATGAAGAATTGGAGGCATTGATCTCCGCTCAAACTTCGTTGATCGAAAATTCTCCGGAGTATAAGATACAAGCGGAAGAAGAAAAACGTTTAAAGGAACAGGCAAAACTTACTAAGTATTCTCTGGCCCCCCAAACGGAAGTTTTTTTCTCTTATATGAAACGTAGATCCCAGACTTTCGCTTTGGACCAAGGACCCTTAAATTACGGGATTATGGACACCACAGAATATAGAGGAGATCTTTTCAGTTTCGGAATGAATATGAGGGTGCCTGTCTGGTCCGCTCTAAAATGGAATTCTATAACCGGGGAAACGGAACATCTGGCAGAAGTAGGAAAGGATTCCGTAGAAAAAACAAGAGTACAAATGCTTTCCGAACTAAATAGAAATCTGTCCTATATCAAAGGTGTTTCCAACCAGATCCGTTTGGTGGAAAAAAGACTGATCCCCGAATTGGAAAAATCCGCAAGAGCCGGTTCCTTCCAATATGCTTCCGGAAAAGTAAATGTGCAGGATACACTTCTTGCCCAAACGGAGATCCTAAATACAAAAATTCGTTTAGAAGATCTGAAAGAACGTAAGAACGAATCCATTTTAAATACTTTGAAGTTACTGAGTTTTATCTATAAAGACAATAAAACTCCGGAACATGAGAAACACAATTGA
- a CDS encoding LIC13259/LIC11441 family protein, translating to MRNTIEDKPMKKLHYLFLILILTTGNLFSHEGKETFVLREVAKIHSSIYSEIPGNIDVQKLVQYLRENADHKKDTEKFRRAVPIAEELGKTSDLSKKRDLFERLSKELESIVGHHDKSGVSVFYCPMLKKKWLASGKEIRNPYDPKMKNCGEIIHEAK from the coding sequence ATGAGAAACACAATTGAGGACAAACCGATGAAAAAATTACATTATCTATTTTTAATTTTAATCCTAACTACTGGAAACTTATTCTCTCACGAAGGAAAGGAAACTTTCGTTTTGAGAGAAGTTGCTAAGATCCATTCTTCTATCTATTCGGAAATTCCCGGAAACATAGACGTTCAAAAATTAGTTCAATATCTAAGGGAAAACGCAGATCACAAAAAGGACACTGAAAAATTCAGAAGGGCAGTTCCGATCGCGGAGGAGTTAGGTAAAACTTCGGACCTTTCTAAAAAGAGGGATCTATTCGAACGTTTATCCAAAGAATTAGAATCGATTGTCGGCCATCATGATAAATCAGGAGTTTCCGTTTTCTATTGCCCGATGCTTAAGAAAAAATGGCTCGCTTCCGGAAAAGAGATCCGAAACCCATACGACCCAAAAATGAAAAACTGCGGAGAGATCATACATGAAGCCAAATGA
- a CDS encoding efflux RND transporter periplasmic adaptor subunit: MKPNDLSTLIGWIGKLLAVLIVLALVADCSSKKDIYYCPMHPHYTSDRPGNCPICNMDLVKKEDPSDHKDHTNISNSLQAAGSGSKEEDHSSHLSETSSDKNSREIIISFEKQQSIGIKTELVSRRNLVKKISAYSSVAYDPELYSALSEYKEAARSSEFLSPEILRNLQLRLRQLGLSQDQIRVWTSGARDPSELILGGKSGRAHIYSQIYESDFTTAKVGLPIKFKTDVYPDKEFIGKIKSIDVILDKNNRTLRLRSEVSDPGQLLKPQMFGDTVIQVSLPNILSVPTSAILDTGKQKIAYVQTAPDRFQAVSVQTGKNIEPWVEILSGLKEEQRVVTESTFLIDSEAKIRFGSDSHAH, encoded by the coding sequence ATGAAGCCAAATGATCTTTCCACTCTGATAGGATGGATCGGAAAACTTTTGGCCGTTCTGATAGTTCTGGCCTTAGTAGCAGACTGTTCTTCTAAAAAGGATATCTACTATTGTCCGATGCATCCTCATTATACCTCGGACCGTCCTGGGAATTGTCCTATCTGTAATATGGATTTGGTCAAAAAAGAAGATCCTTCCGACCATAAGGATCATACAAATATAAGTAATTCTTTGCAAGCAGCAGGATCCGGATCTAAAGAAGAAGATCATTCTTCTCACTTGTCCGAAACTTCTTCCGACAAAAACTCCAGAGAGATTATCATTTCCTTCGAAAAACAACAATCCATTGGGATCAAAACCGAGCTGGTAAGCAGAAGGAACCTTGTTAAAAAAATCAGCGCATATTCCAGCGTTGCTTATGATCCTGAATTGTATTCCGCATTGAGTGAATACAAGGAAGCGGCTCGTTCTTCAGAATTTCTTTCTCCAGAAATTTTACGAAATCTACAGCTCAGGCTCAGACAATTGGGTTTAAGTCAGGACCAAATTAGAGTTTGGACCTCAGGTGCAAGAGATCCTTCCGAGTTGATCTTAGGAGGAAAATCCGGAAGGGCACATATCTATTCTCAGATCTATGAATCCGATTTTACTACGGCTAAAGTTGGACTTCCTATTAAATTCAAAACGGATGTCTATCCTGATAAGGAATTTATAGGAAAGATCAAAAGTATAGATGTGATCTTGGATAAGAACAACAGGACACTCAGACTTAGAAGCGAGGTTTCTGATCCGGGACAACTTTTAAAACCTCAGATGTTCGGAGACACTGTGATACAGGTTTCTCTTCCGAATATACTATCTGTTCCAACTTCTGCGATCTTAGATACAGGAAAACAAAAGATCGCTTATGTGCAAACCGCTCCGGACAGATTCCAAGCGGTTTCCGTTCAGACAGGTAAAAATATAGAACCCTGGGTCGAAATTTTATCCGGTTTGAAAGAAGAACAAAGAGTAGTAACTGAGTCTACTTTTCTGATCGATTCTGAAGCGAAGATCAGATTCGGCTCAGACTCTCATGCTCATTAA
- a CDS encoding efflux RND transporter permease subunit, protein MIQSIIRFSAENKFLVLLVTLAVLIASYVSMKTIPLDAIPDLSDTQVIVYSRWDRSPDIMEDQVTYPIITSLLGAPKIKVVRGFSDFGFSYVYVIFQDGTDIYWARSRVLEYLSRIQPLLPAGVKTELGPDASAVGWVYQYALIDQTGNNSLADLRTYQDFHLRYLLNSVPGVSEVAGIGGFKKQYQITIHPNALRSYNVDFETVIQKVRESNQETGGRLLEISGAEYMVRGRGYLSSLTDIENIPLSTDANGTPVLLKNVASVQFGPDIRRGIADLDGEGDVVAGTIIMRHGENALSVIERVKTKLEEIKKNLPKGAELITTYDRSELIEHAIINLKFKLIEEMIIVSIVILIFLWHFPSAIIPILTIPISVIIAFIPMNLLDINANIMSLAGMAISIGVLVDGAIVEVENAYKKLEEWEAGGRIGDYHIVRLEALLEVGPSVFFSLLVIAVAFFPIFTLVDQEGRLFRPLAYSKNIAMAVAAFLAITLDPAVRMLFTRMEPFRFKNVLLSKISTTLFVGKYYPEEKHPVSKILFRFYEPACRYVLHRPKTIIVSAFTLVVLTIPVYFSLGSEFMPQLYEESFLYMPTTLPGISVAEAEKLMISMDKKLKSFPEVKRVFGKAGRSDTATDPAPFSMMETVILLKPQNEWRKADRFYSNLPRIFQYPFLPFVSERLTKDELVEKMNQQMQFPGATNAWTMPIKTRIDMLSTGMRTPIGIKILGSSLEEIESIGIKIETLLKTDKNVRSVFAERTAGGYFLDLNLRREKLARYNISVETAQQIIVAAIGGEPITQTIEGRERFSVNVRYPRELRDSLDKIKTILVPTKEFGHIPISEIASIGTKTGPSMIRDENGFLAGYVYVDPSTSDIGGFVDKAKKKVVESILLPPGYSIVWSGQYENMIRVRERMMYILPLTLFIIFLLLYFNTKSYAKTLIVLLAVPFSLIGAVGLLYILDYQISVAVWVGMIALMGLDAETGVFMLLYLDLSYEDAKKKGRLRTKEDLIEAIIHGAVHRIRPKIMTVLAAMMGLLPIMWSASTGSDVMKRIAAPMVGGLVTSFILELLVYPPIYMLWKEGKLENILPVLPLTKKRKTKSF, encoded by the coding sequence ATGATCCAATCTATCATTCGTTTTTCCGCAGAAAATAAGTTTTTAGTCCTTCTAGTCACTTTGGCCGTCTTGATTGCCTCTTATGTGTCTATGAAAACGATACCTTTGGATGCAATCCCGGATCTTTCGGACACTCAGGTAATCGTATATTCTCGTTGGGACAGAAGCCCCGATATCATGGAAGATCAGGTTACTTATCCGATCATCACTTCTCTTTTAGGCGCTCCTAAGATCAAGGTGGTCCGTGGATTTTCAGATTTCGGTTTTTCTTATGTATATGTGATTTTCCAAGACGGAACGGATATATATTGGGCCAGATCCAGGGTTTTGGAATATCTTTCCAGAATTCAGCCTCTTCTACCAGCAGGTGTTAAAACAGAATTAGGCCCGGATGCAAGCGCTGTCGGCTGGGTATACCAATATGCATTGATCGACCAAACAGGTAATAATTCCCTCGCGGATCTAAGAACCTACCAGGATTTTCATCTAAGATACTTATTAAATTCAGTTCCGGGAGTTTCGGAAGTAGCAGGAATAGGAGGTTTCAAAAAACAATATCAGATCACGATACATCCAAACGCATTAAGATCTTATAATGTAGATTTCGAAACGGTGATCCAAAAGGTCCGAGAAAGTAATCAGGAAACCGGCGGGAGGCTGCTCGAGATCTCGGGCGCGGAATATATGGTTAGAGGAAGAGGATATCTTTCTTCTTTAACTGATATTGAAAATATTCCGCTTTCTACGGATGCGAACGGAACTCCTGTGCTTCTTAAAAATGTAGCCTCAGTCCAGTTCGGACCGGATATCCGACGAGGGATCGCCGATCTAGATGGAGAAGGGGATGTGGTCGCAGGCACTATAATCATGCGTCACGGGGAAAATGCACTTTCAGTAATCGAAAGAGTAAAAACCAAGTTGGAAGAGATTAAAAAGAATCTTCCGAAAGGTGCGGAACTGATCACCACCTATGATCGATCCGAATTGATAGAACATGCTATTATCAATTTGAAATTCAAATTGATAGAAGAGATGATCATCGTTTCCATCGTGATCTTAATCTTTTTATGGCATTTTCCTTCCGCCATTATTCCAATTCTTACGATCCCGATTTCAGTGATCATTGCATTCATCCCGATGAACCTGCTGGATATAAATGCGAATATCATGTCTTTGGCCGGAATGGCAATCTCCATCGGTGTGCTCGTGGATGGAGCGATCGTAGAAGTTGAAAATGCTTACAAAAAATTAGAAGAATGGGAAGCGGGAGGAAGAATTGGAGACTATCATATAGTTCGATTAGAGGCACTTCTCGAAGTAGGACCATCCGTATTTTTCTCTTTACTTGTGATCGCTGTGGCCTTCTTCCCCATATTCACACTCGTGGACCAAGAGGGGAGATTATTTCGTCCATTAGCATATTCTAAAAATATAGCAATGGCAGTGGCGGCATTCTTGGCGATCACTCTGGATCCCGCAGTTAGAATGTTATTCACTAGAATGGAACCTTTCCGATTCAAGAACGTACTTCTTTCTAAGATCTCAACTACACTATTTGTAGGAAAATATTATCCCGAAGAGAAACATCCGGTCAGTAAAATTCTATTCAGATTTTATGAACCTGCTTGCCGTTACGTTCTACATAGGCCAAAAACCATTATAGTCTCGGCATTCACATTAGTGGTTTTGACGATCCCTGTGTATTTCAGTTTGGGTTCTGAATTTATGCCCCAGCTATATGAGGAATCTTTTCTATATATGCCTACCACCTTACCTGGGATCTCAGTAGCGGAAGCTGAAAAACTAATGATCTCAATGGATAAAAAGCTGAAAAGTTTTCCGGAAGTGAAACGGGTTTTCGGAAAAGCAGGACGTTCCGATACGGCTACAGATCCTGCACCATTCTCCATGATGGAAACAGTGATACTCCTTAAGCCCCAGAATGAATGGAGAAAAGCGGATCGATTTTATTCTAATTTGCCTAGGATCTTTCAATATCCGTTTCTTCCTTTTGTGTCGGAAAGACTGACCAAGGACGAGTTAGTGGAGAAGATGAACCAGCAAATGCAATTTCCTGGAGCGACTAACGCTTGGACCATGCCTATCAAAACTCGTATCGATATGCTCAGCACCGGAATGAGAACTCCGATCGGGATCAAAATTTTAGGATCTTCTCTGGAGGAAATAGAATCTATCGGGATCAAAATTGAAACTCTTCTGAAAACGGATAAAAATGTCAGAAGTGTATTTGCGGAAAGAACTGCAGGCGGTTATTTTCTAGATCTGAATTTAAGAAGAGAAAAATTAGCGAGATATAATATATCCGTGGAGACCGCACAGCAGATCATAGTGGCTGCCATAGGAGGAGAACCGATCACCCAGACCATAGAAGGCAGGGAGCGTTTTTCCGTGAATGTGCGCTATCCTCGTGAGTTACGGGATTCTTTGGACAAGATCAAAACAATCCTAGTCCCCACAAAAGAATTCGGTCATATTCCGATCTCTGAGATCGCAAGTATAGGAACAAAAACAGGTCCTTCTATGATCCGGGACGAGAACGGATTTTTGGCGGGCTATGTGTATGTGGATCCTTCTACCTCGGATATAGGAGGTTTTGTGGATAAGGCGAAAAAGAAAGTAGTAGAATCCATTCTTCTTCCTCCCGGTTATTCCATTGTTTGGAGCGGCCAGTATGAGAATATGATACGTGTCCGGGAAAGAATGATGTACATTCTTCCTTTGACATTGTTTATTATATTTTTGTTATTATACTTCAATACCAAATCTTATGCAAAAACCCTGATAGTGCTTCTTGCGGTCCCATTCTCACTCATAGGAGCAGTTGGGCTTCTTTACATTCTGGATTACCAGATCTCGGTCGCAGTCTGGGTAGGAATGATCGCACTCATGGGATTGGATGCAGAGACCGGAGTGTTTATGCTCTTGTATCTAGATCTATCTTACGAGGACGCCAAGAAAAAAGGAAGACTTAGGACCAAAGAAGATCTAATAGAAGCGATCATCCACGGCGCAGTGCATAGGATCCGCCCTAAGATCATGACTGTTCTTGCTGCTATGATGGGACTTCTTCCGATCATGTGGTCTGCGAGCACGGGTTCGGATGTGATGAAAAGGATTGCGGCTCCAATGGTAGGAGGTCTCGTGACCAGTTTTATTCTGGAACTTTTGGTATATCCTCCTATTTACATGCTCTGGAAAGAAGGAAAACTGGAAAATATTCTTCCGGTCCTTCCTTTAACTAAGAAAAGAAAAACGAAATCATTTTAA
- a CDS encoding flagellin, with amino-acid sequence MIINHNISALRTNNVLKTVNNELDKTTEKLSTGMRINRAGDDALGFAVSERMRTQIRGLAQAERNVMDGVSFIQVTEGNLEQVNNILQRLRELSIQTSNGIYSDDDRKLVQLEVDQLIEEVDRLGKSAEFNKIRPLSGAYSKDSKNPIQLHVGPNQNEKLEIFVDAMNAGALQLESNGKKQTLSSPASSNAMIGILDNAIQKVNKQRSDLGAYYNRLEITAEGLQANYINMVSAESRVRDADMAEHIVDYTKNQILTKSGVAMLAQANMRPEQVVKLLSERFG; translated from the coding sequence ATGATTATCAATCACAACATCAGTGCTCTTCGTACAAATAATGTACTGAAGACAGTCAATAACGAGCTGGACAAAACCACAGAAAAATTGTCAACCGGGATGAGGATCAATCGTGCCGGTGATGATGCATTGGGATTTGCAGTTTCCGAAAGGATGCGTACGCAGATCCGTGGTCTTGCCCAAGCGGAAAGAAACGTAATGGATGGAGTTTCATTTATCCAAGTCACCGAAGGGAACTTGGAACAAGTGAATAATATTCTCCAAAGATTGAGAGAATTATCCATCCAAACTTCCAACGGGATTTACTCGGATGATGATCGTAAACTCGTACAATTGGAAGTGGACCAGCTTATAGAAGAAGTGGATCGTCTGGGTAAATCAGCCGAGTTCAATAAAATTCGTCCTTTAAGCGGAGCCTACTCCAAGGATTCTAAAAATCCGATCCAATTGCATGTGGGACCGAATCAAAACGAGAAGCTGGAAATTTTCGTGGATGCTATGAATGCAGGCGCGCTTCAGTTGGAGAGTAACGGGAAAAAGCAGACTTTGTCTTCTCCCGCTTCTTCTAATGCGATGATCGGTATTCTGGACAACGCGATCCAAAAGGTGAATAAACAAAGATCCGATCTAGGAGCTTATTATAACCGTTTGGAAATTACAGCAGAAGGTCTGCAGGCAAACTATATCAATATGGTTTCCGCAGAAAGCCGAGTAAGGGACGCTGATATGGCGGAACATATCGTGGACTATACCAAAAATCAGATTTTGACTAAAAGTGGTGTCGCAATGCTTGCTCAAGCAAACATGAGACCGGAACAGGTGGTTAAACTTCTGAGTGAAAGATTCGGATGA